GAGTAGTGGACCGTCACCGCGTGCGGGGCGACGGGCGCGACCTCAGCGGCGACGAACACGGGGGACTGGCACTCCTGGACGCGCTCCATGAGCGACGTGTCCGACGCATAGGGCTCGGGAACCTCGGCGACCGAGGCTCCCATCTCGACGAGCATCTCGAGCCGCTGAGCGGGCGCGAGCGCACGGAGCTCCTCGACGAGACCGGCCAGCGCGGCGGGCAGGTCGGCGGCGGGCTGAGACGAAGCAGACGTGGTGATCGACACAGCACCAGCCTAGAGGTTCGCCAGTAGGCTTGTCCGTCGTGACTGTCTCCCTGCCGCACCTGACCGACGTCCGCCCGAACGTCCCTGTCGAGCGGCTCCTGGCAGACCTCGTGCCGCCGCGCCACTTCGCGGCTGCCTCCTTCGGTTCCTATCGTGCCGATCCCGTCCACCCGAGCCAGCAGGCGACCGTCGACCGCCTCGTCGAGGTGGCTGCCGGGCTCTCGGCGTCGTCCACCGGGTGGCTCAAGCGGCTCGTCGGCGCGCGGTCGGGCTCTCAGGTCGCGATCTATCTCGACGGCGGCTTCGGCGTCGGCAAGACGCACCTGCTCGCCTCGCTCGCGCACGCGGTCGGTACCGAGGCGAGCGCCTACGGCACCTTCGTCGAGTACACCAACCTCGTCGGAGCGCTCGGGTTCGCCAAGACGGTCGAGGCGCTCTCGACGAAGCGGCTCGTGTGCATCGACGAGTTCGAGCTCGACGACCCGGGGGACACCGTCCTCATGTCTCGTCTCTTGCGCGAGCTC
This sequence is a window from Sanguibacter antarcticus. Protein-coding genes within it:
- a CDS encoding SufE family protein; translated protein: MSITTSASSQPAADLPAALAGLVEELRALAPAQRLEMLVEMGASVAEVPEPYASDTSLMERVQECQSPVFVAAEVAPVAPHAVTVHYSAPDEAPTTRGFAGILTEGLADLDAGAVLAVPSDLPVRLGFGGLISPLRLAGMSSMLGRVQRQVRDAVAAVPAP